cgcgctcgcctggcatgcgtgcggcccgggttcgatcctcagcaccacatacaaacaaagatgttgtgtccgccgaaaactaaaaaataatattaaaaataataataataataataataataataacagtactgttatctaatatttttttaaaaaaacatttttggttgtagatggacacaatacctttatttaatttatttatttgtttatatgtgctgaggatcaaacccagtgcctcacatgtgaggcaagctcgcTACCACTAAGCTATGACCCTAGCCCTGTTATCTAATTTTTATGCCCTATTCAGATTTCACCAGTTGTCCCATTATGTTCTTTACAGCAAAAGGAACCCAGGTCATACCTTGCATTTGGTTGTTATGTTTCTCCTGTCCTTTAATCTGGAGCCATTCTGCATCAGTTTTTTGTGTgcgttttttcctttttctttttctttttgtactggggactgaatccagaggtgcttttccactgagctatatgcccagtctttttttattttttattttgagacagcatctcatgtaagttgttgagactgacctcaaacttgtagtcctcctacttctccagtcactgggattgcaggaatgTGCCGTTGTGCCTGGCAGTTTTCTTTGCATATTAGGGTATTTTTTAGAcccttgtccttttttttttaatagtacatgtgagacttttttttttttaatgttgatagGAAAATGAAGCATGGTGATTGAGTcagggctctggagccagactacTAGGTTTCAGATCCTGATTTCACTACTGAATACCTGTGTCCTCTTGGACAAGTTTTCTaacctgtgaaatggggatacTGTTGCTGCCCACTAGGTTGTGGGAATTTAGGGAATACAGGTGTGTTGGGTACTGAggccagtgcctggcacagtgcaCGCTGTCAGTCAATGCTGGCTGCTGTTCATACTGTTAAGGGGATTCCTCAGGAACATTTTGCAGACATCTTGGCAGTAGTACTGTGGCACcattctctcctcctttcccattcttcttttcttcacaTTGGCATTTCAGAGAGCAAATGGGCAGCTTAGCAGACTGAAGTATGGTCTGAAAGAGAGAGGCTCTCAGATGCTGGATCATAAACTCGTGCTATTGGCAACAGCTTTTCACTGGCCCAAGAATCAGAACAGTGCAGTAATTTTGCATAAGTACTAAGAGTATTCAGTTGCTGTGTTATGAAGCTACATAGtcccttttcatttttggtgttaaaatgACCTTTTGTAAAATGGTGTGTACTATAGAtgattgttttgttattattatatatcaatatatttaatatactatgaaaacaaaacactgagCTGATTACTCTTcaaaatgcttttggaaattTTACTGATTCATGACAGCCAAGGGTCTGAGAATTACTGCCCTTAATGAATGTTGGACATTGAACTTTGTATCTAGAAATTTATTAGTTCAACTGTCAATTGATTATTTATTGACTTCTTCCTGAATGCCAGACGCTGTACTAAATGCTTAAAACACATTTCATCCTGTGGTTAAACCAGTGAGCTCTTTGTTTCCAGTAGAATCTCAAAGAGGTGATGGGGTCCACACAGGTTATGCAGCCGTCAGAACAGCACAAGCCTCTGATCATAGAGGCTTTgtgtgctgtttttcttttttttttgtcaccgtgggaatcaaacccagggtccacATGTGAGACAGGTGCTATGCcatgagctacaccaccagcccatcttttttcttttctggtctggggatttaacccaggggtgctttaccactaagccacatccccaacccttttatatatttatttatttatttatttattttttttggtagatggacacaatacctttacttttatttatttttgtgtggtgttgaggaccgaacccagtgtctcacatgtgctagacaagcactctaccactgagctacagccccagcaccccttttatattttttattttgagacagccaAGCTATGTCTGCTGagacttgccttgaacttgcgatcctcctgcctcaggctcctgagttgctctGATTTGGGTGTGCATACCTGTACCTGGTTTagtctatctttttttttcctgggggtggaggagagtactgaggattgaactcggggcacccgaccactgagccacatccccagcagggtctcactgcttagcgccttgctttggctgaggctggctttgaactcacgatcctcctgtctcagtttccagagctgctgggattgcaggcatgtgccaccatgcctggcagtccGTCTTTTTTGTATCTAAGGGTTTACATCCTGTGTACTTGGGATCCATGGAGTTTTAGCACTGAATCCACAAGCTCATTGTTCAAACAACATGTGTTAGAGGCAAAATTATCCTCTAAAATGATCCTGTAGTGACCTTGTACAAAAAGTCAAAAACATTTCTCTACCCTGCAAATCATCATTTGGACAATAGGTAGGAGTTCCTGACTTCTGGTGACTCTTAAATTAGAAATGAAACTACCACTTTGCCTGAATTGGTGTGATTTTTCAACCTTTGGTTCTAGCTACAGACTACTTTCCAGGGGGAAAATCCACTACTGTGTGAAATTAGTGGCTACCCAAGAAACATTCGGGAACTTCTGCCTAGGGATGGAAAGTAGGCCGGCATTTAACGACTAGCTACTAATGTGGGGTTAAAAGTTGAAGGCAAGTCGTGAATTGCTGAAGCAGAATAATGACATCTGTGGAGCCATGGGGCTGTGACTGTGCAGCATTTCTTTGGCTGCACATCCGTGTGCTGTGGtgctttttacaaaatatttactcCTGTGCCCCATTCTAGACCTAATGAATGAGTCACTGACTAGGGCACTCACATAGGCATGCAGATGGAAAGCTCTCCCAGGTGATCCTGAAGTGCTGGTTATACCTGGCGGTGATCACACAATTGGATGTCACACCATTCTTGGAAAGAGTAAGGTACTCTCAGGCTGAAGGTTGCTGTCCTAGGCACTCTGTAAGGTTGCagcttaacctttttttttttttgtacgggggatcaaacccaaggtccaggccatgctaggtaagcactctatcattgagctagatccccaccctttttattttgagagggtcttgccaagttggcgaggctggcctggaacttgcaatcctccctcctcagcctccccagtagctgagattataggcagacaccatggcacctggctcaGCTTAAATttgtgatgggggtgggggtggcactAGAGGTGATACAGGAAGCAAGCTGTGGGGACATCAGAGCTCTCCAAGATATTTTTAatcccttcttttctttaattgttCACTGACTTTGCGAGTTTTTTCTCAGAAGTCCTTTTCTATATAAACTGCATGATATGCTTGCAGTTCTCTTGTCACAAATGATAGTGTAGAAGAGTAATTTTATGGCAATTTAATCATCTGGTGATTGGCTGCATGCCTTTCTGTATCCTGTACTGGCACTGGAGTAAAAACAGCTGGGGAGCTGCTCTGGGGCCTCCACCTGACTCCTTGCTGTggctcctgcccctccccaccccggcCACTTCCTCATTAGCTCAGACACACTTGTCATCTTTGAGTTCCTCATGTTTGCCGACCTCATGCTTCTTGTGCCCCATATCTGGTGGTGGCCTCCCTCTAAGTACTTGGTCTCAGTTCAGGTGTTGCTTCCTCAGAGAGTTCCCACGTCAGTCTCTGTCATGTTCCTACGTTATTTTCATCATAGCATTTATCACCatctgaaaacatttatttatctgcttattgtttgtttctttcacttaaaTGTCAGCTCCGTGAGAGCAGATCCCCATCTGTCTTGTTTTCCTTTGGACCCCGGCATCTGGAACAGTGCCTGGCTGGTGGTGGATGCTCACTGAGTACTGCCCACCTTTCCCACAGGGCAGGACTCAGTTGAGTCTGTGTAGCTTTCTCTTGATGCTGTTCCTTCAGAGCGTGGAGGCTGTCTGGAACAAAGCTTGATACCCTCCAGCCTGAGGATCTGCTAGGTCTTTCCTGCTATGGTGCTCCCACAGGGCTTCTTCCTTGCCCATGTGTTGTAGGTGAGAATGACAACAGTTGTTTGAAAATAAACATCCATTGGCTCAAATAGAGGGTGATTCCTTTGGATTAAAGCTGATTTCAATGATTCCTTTGGATTAAAGCTGATTCATAGTCCCTCCAACAGTGGGGTTTTTGTCTTCTGGGCAAGAGTTGTATCTCAAGACCCTGGGTAGCAAAAGACATCTTGAATTTAGAATTTAGCCCTGTTTGCCTTTCCTGTCTCCCTTGTGACTGTTTGACTCCCAGAGACGCACATAGGTACGGCCTGTCTGGCCAGTGAGACACTGTTTTTTTATACAGTTCCTTCTGAAAGCTTCAGGACCCTTAGAATAGAGAGGTCTTCCTAGTGGACTCCTTTTACAATCTGATGACAGGATCAGACCTTCTCAAAAAGATGCCCAAACACTTGTGCATATGACTTTGCATATAATTTGAGGGGGTGCCAGGACTTGCTGAATGCCCTTCATGGAATCTAAAATTCTGCTTGGGGATTTCAGTTTGTTTGTTCATCCACTGCAGCTGGGTCAGCTCCCCCATGGCTGCTGCTTTCTGACTTGGTCTTCTGTCTTCTGTGCCCTCTCTTGTCTAATAACCTGCTGGACCCTCTCAGGCCCAGAAGAGGCGATACTCTCCAGGAGTCCAGGTACTCAGTTCTTGACCACCCCCCATGGCCATCCCTTATTCCCTTGTGTCCATCCAACATTCGTTGCTGCTTAGAGTCCATGTGGCTGTTGTCTCAGGGGTCCCCAGTCTCTGGTCCCGACTGCATCTCCACCTTGCATGTTGGCTGAGACCGCAGGGAGCTCACCCACAGAGTGGCATGCCTCGTGTTACCTCCCCTTCATCACCCTGTCTCTCTGCATTGCCTTGGCATGGGGCTTGTTCTAGAAGGGTTAGATTAACAATTTTAAGGAAGAATTGGTTCCTGCAACTCTGTTAGAGATCATTGGTATAGATAGGAAACGGTTATAGGGAAGCTTTTAGTTTTTCCCCTGTGGTGCGGGGAGGGTACTCTTGCCCTCTCATGACTAGCATTATTGGAGGAAGTTATGTGTGGACGAGGCTTAACTGGGCTGCAAAGGCTTTTGACTAAGAACAGTCATCGTGGCTGGTTAAGCCTGTCCAGCAGCTGGGTTCTGGCAGTGTGCTTTCTGAGTCTTAATCCACTTAGCATCATATGCTGCTTGTAGGATTTTAGAATTTGAAAGGAACTATCCTGAATAGAAGGATTTCCCTGCCAAGTCAAgtaggtattttcaaaatacctgCTGTGTGCAAAACACTTAGCTGGGGAGTAGAGTGGGGGATGAATGGGACTGAAGTGAGGATCTGGGAAGAACCATAATAAATGGTTATTTTGCTCCAAGAGGTAGTGGAAAGATaggaatatatacataaaataggaACCCCGGATATTGGATAGTATGTAAGTGCCAACCAAATGGCGATCTCTGGGAGGAATTGAACTAACTCCAGAATCTCACAGGGGCCTTCTCAGGCCCACCCCAGATCAGGAACAAAGAGAATTACTGAAGGTAAGTAAGGAGTTCATGGCTTCCTAGGTCCATGTCCCATGAGTGAATGTTTGACTGTGGGTGCCCCAGGGCTGCTAATGAGGAACAGTGGTCATCTGGTCTGCTGAAGAGGCTCCGCTTGTAAAGTGCAAAATTCCTGTAGTAATGTGGGCATTTCCAGGAGCTCTTCCTCCCTCACTGTGTCTGCTTTTCCCTCTGTGTCCCAGCGGGTGTTCCCCTACATCTCAGCCATGGTGAACAATGGCTCCCTCAGCTATGATCATGAGCGAGATGGACGGCCTACAGAGCTGGGGGGATGTACAGCTATTGTCCGCAATCTCCATTATGATACCTTCCTTGTGATTCGCTATGTCAAGAGGCATCTGACGGTGAGTCCCTATCGTGGACCAGTTGGTGGTATGGGCTGTCTTACTCCTATTCCTGTGGCCTGTCCCtgattgatttcttctttttattctagATAATGATGGATATCGATGGCAAGCATGAGTGGAGGGACTGCATTGAGGTGCCTGGGGTTCGTCTGCCCCGTGGCTACTACTTTGGCACCTCCTCCATCACTGGGGATCTCTCAGGTACTGCTGTGTGCACTCTTCATTGGTCCTGACTAAGGTTTCTAAGTACCCAGACCTTTATGAGGCCCTCTCAGAGGGGACAGCCTGACTGGGAGGCGGAGCTCTGAATGCTTCATTCTCACATCCAGATCCCTTCAGAACCCAGGCCAGGCTGTTCTGGTATAGTGGCCTCCAGGAGATGGTGGGTGCTAACCCCCAGAATGTTTGTCTCTTCAGCCAGCTGGCTCTTTCGGCCTGGGTGTTGCACACCGTGCTTCCCTGTCTCTTCTACCCGCTTCTGCTGttaggccctctcccagcacctgcTAGTGTGCCCAGCTCCCCTTCTTCTAACAGCTGCTCCTTGCTGGGTGCAGTGTTGCATACctttaattccagcaactcgggaggtgggggccggaggatcacaagtaccaggtgagcctgagcaacttagtgagaccctgtcttgaactaaaaaaattaaaagggctggggggatagctcagtggtaaagcacccctagttCAGTCTCCAAGGggattgaaaaaaacaaaagacaaataaaacaaaaccccaaagctGCTCCTTAACTCTGCCATCCCTCTCTGACTGACCCCCAGACTCCCTTTTGCTCAGACTTTTGGATGTGTTGTGTGTATAGATGCTTTTTATTCCTGGTCCTCAGTCTCCTTCCCAGGCTGTTCTCAAACCTGTGTCTCTACCTTACTGTCACACTGCTCTCACGGAAGTTACTTCTAATCTCCTTGCTACTTGTGGTGTTCTGTTCCTGGCCTCGGTCAGCCCACGTACTTGCGGGCTCGGGAACTTGCCTTCCTTGGCTTCTGTGGCATCAGCAGTGCCTGGTCCCACTTTTCTGTCTTCTCTGGTTTCTCATCCTCTCTGTGCCCAGTCATAGCTTCCCTTTGTGCTCGTTCTTCCACTTGTCTTTAGCCCCAGTCATAACATCTTTTGGGAAGAGATAAGGAACCGAACTTTGGGTTCTTTTAATTACTTTATTATGGATAAagcttgatttttaaatagaactttcttgtggaaaaatggaaagacaagTGCCCACCTTGGAATAGGCagtagcctgtaatcccagtggcttaggaggctgaggcaggaggatcgcgagttcaaagccagtctcagcaaattgaggccctaagcaactcagtgagaccctaataaaatacaaaaagggccagggatgtggctcagtggttgagtgtccctgagttcaatccctagtatccaaaaaaaagaaaaggaaatgtgggCTCATGAGGCCAAATCTCCGAGATCTTCCAGTTTTTCAAGAGAAGCTGGAAatgtggattttttaaataaaatatttggattttaaaatccctggaaactattttttttgttgttgaaaagaAATCAACTGTATTGAGGTATGCTCTCCAGAGATCAGAGGTGTACAGTTTGAAGAGTTTTACAGATACTTGCACCTGCATAACCACCTCCTAGTAAAGATGTGGAACTTGCTATCACCTCTCAGGAGTTGGAGTTCCCTATGCCCCTAGGCAGTATTCCTCCCGCCCTGGCTCCAGGCAGCCGTTGGTGTGCTTCCTGCCATGGAGATTCCTTGGGCAGTAGGGATCTGAATACTGTGCAGGCCAAAGCTGTGGGACAGGGTTAACCTCAGCACAGGGACGGGAGGCCTGGCCTGAAATCACTCCCTTGTGTTCCTTTGAGCTCATGGGTTTCTAGGTTGACTCcctgatatactttttttttttttgggggggggggggtctttttaCTGATAGacttttttatagttgtagtttatagttgtagatggacacaatacctttattttatgtatttatttttatgtggtgctgagaatcgaactcagtgcctcacatgtgctaggcaagtgctctgccactgaactacaacttcAGCCCTgatgtactattttttttgtagttgtagatgcacagaatgcctttattttgtttactgttttatgtggtgctgaggatcgaacccagtgcctcacgcatgctaggcaagagctctaccactgagccacagcccggCCCCCCTCCCCCTCATGTCCTTCTTAATAGGAAGTTGTTCCCAGCTGCCAAAAAAGGCAGGAGAGGGAATTTTTTGTTTATCCTAAGGAGGTATTTGCCTTAGGTTTTCAGTGATAATTCCTAGCTTAGTAAGTCTGTATTTTCTGCCTATATAAAACTCCTAAATGCAAATTGTGTTTATTCTAAGGCCTTTCTTGTTGGTATCATCTCATTTGTTGTACAGTGGCTTTTTGAAAAGTGCGGAGACATTGTTGAGACATTGCCCATCTCTCTCATGCCCTTGCATTGTGAATAGCATTGCCCTGGCTTTTTATCCTGTCCCACAGTTTAAGCTCAGCTCTGATAGctaaaacatttttccaaataaagccAGTTTTATACTAGCTAAGAAACTGCTAAACAGGTACAGtggtcatgcctgtaatcctagagacttgggaggctgatccaggagaatcataagtttgaggtcagcctcaataacttaaaatctgtctcaaaaataaagtaagaaaaaggaaaggcatgtagctcagtggtaaagcaccctgagttcaagccctagtacaaaaaaaaaaaaaaagattttagtaGTCCAAGCAGCTATCAGCTATGTATGGTATCATAATAATAGAAATGACCAGAAATTCAAACCCCAGTCCATAACCCACCTTAAAGCAATAAGTACCCCTCACACTTACATTTGTGCTCTCTTCATACCAATTCCCACTGAAAGGAACAGAACTTCCTCAAGAAATGGCTGATGCCAAGTCTGAGACAGGAAATGTACAAGTCTGGAACTTTCCAGAAAAGTGAGGAAAATATCAAAAACTTCTCGGTTCATTTAAAAGGACCCAGGAGCCAACTTAAGTAGCTCCCACTGACAAAGATGGGTTGAGTTGAATATCAGGAAAATAATGCCAGTTCATtgaaacaaaatacttttaaatctGTGAGTTTATAATGATGcttgagaaggaaagagaaatccAGTTTCTAATTCCTTGATCTGGTATATTAGGTACTGGCAATTAGGATCTGGTATATTAGGTACTAGTAATAATTCCCCAGAGCCATGGAGAAATAGGTAGCATCCGGAGGGACAGTATCTTCCATGCCAAATCTGTGTTCTGCCTATCTCCCATGAACAGCTGCCAAGAGACCTTTTCCTGCTCTGTCTGTGTTTGCATCATGTGTGTGATCTTTACCAAGGGAGAGCTACAGTGCTCTCTCCCCCCTCACTCTGGTAGAAGGTTTTAGTTATGGTAtggcatttaattttcataagattATCTCTAAATTAATTATACAAGTAATGAATGTTTGTTggttaaaaaaacagaagaatataaaatatgcCCTGTCCTCCCCATCCTTATTTTTAGATGAGAAGATGaagagttttcaatttttttttttttttttttttaataactgggaattaaacccaggggtgcttaaccactgagccacattccccagccatttttatttttttttttaattttgagaccatcttgctgagttgcgtagggccttgctaagtcgctgagtctggctttgaacttggaatcctcttgcctcagcctccaaagtcattgggattaccCCAGCTCAATTATTACTTTAAGGTCGCTGCTAGTTAACCATGGATCAGAAACTTGAACCAAGATATTAATTCTGAGATGCCCCATTTTCTGGTGGCTAGAATAAGCTTTCTTACTTTGTCTTATAGATAATCATGATGTCATTTCTCTGAAGTTGTTTGAGCTGACAGTGGAAAGGACCCCAGAAGAGGAGAAGCTGCATCGAGACGTGTTCTTGCCCTCGGTAGACAATATGAAGTTGCCTGACAGTGAGTGCGGAGACCTGGGGAGTGGTCCCATGGGGGTGGAGGCTGCCTGAGGTCGAGGTGCCTTGCACCCCCAGCATGCAGGGCGGTGTCCTTTCTCTGTAATTGGTCTGAAGAATTCAGAGCACTTACCCTGCCTTTCCATGTACCGATGAACAGCAGGCGTAGTGCTTCATTTTAATGTTGAGCCATCTGGAAGCGGGGAGTGTGAGCTCTAGCTCCTCAGAAGTGGGTATGGGAACCTGGGGGCTAGGCCACCTGTTAGTTGCCCCTCGCCACTGAGTGGGTGGCATGTTTCTGATGAGCTTCCCTCTTGCTTCTTCAGTGACAGCCCCACTGCCGCCTTTGAGTGGCCTGGCCCTCTTCCTCATCGTCTTTTTCTCTCTGGTGTTTTCTGTATTTGCCATTGTCATTGGTATCATACTCTACAACAAATGGCAAGAACAGAGTCGAAAGCGCTTCTACTGAGCCCTCCTGCTGCCACCACCTCTGTGACTGACACCCATGAGGTGAGAGCAGAGCAGATGCTGGCCTGAGCTCGCAGTCTGGCGAATCTGTTCCAGTCTTCAGCATCTGGTCAGGGACTGTGTACTGTCACTGGAGCTTTGAATGCAAGAACCCTGTATTCCCATGGTCATCCATGGGGACATCTAACCTGGTCCAAGAAGCCACTCACCCCAGGAAAATGCTGCTGTGATGTGCCTTTCCCTGCAGTCCTTCCACTTGGGAGTGAAGAGGCATGAAAAGAATACAGCTGTCGTGATGCCACGATCACAGAACAGGATTGGACAGCCCAGGCTTGGACTGGACTCAGCAGGCCTTTCTCCTTCGTTTTTGAATCCACAGAGAATAGAAAACTGGTAGCTCACCTTCTGGACATGTGTTTATTGGGTTTTGTCTTTTGCCCAAGCTTCTATCCACCCAAGGAGCTTTCCTTGGAAACCTGGGTGGAAACTTTCCTGCTGCATCCTTCCTATGTGCCTCCCCTCCATTCGTTGTCCTCTGTATGTGCCACCTAAGCTAGAAGACATGTTTGGATTCCTCTCTGTTGGGGCTGCAGAGCAAACTTAGCTTTCTGACCCTCATTAGGTGACCCCAGGGCTCTCTGCTTTGGCTCAATTTAGCCTTTGTTTTCTAGTGTGGGTCTTGGTTTGGTTTGTGTGTGGGTGCCCATCCTAATCAGCTCCCTTGAGGCCATTGGTCAAATTTGGCAGAAAGTTAGTGTGCAAGTCAAGGGGAGCTTTGAAGACTTCATGGACACCGTGAGATGGACTGTGAACCTGACTGGGtccaggagagagacagagagcaacATTTATCATGTGGTCTGACCACTTGGAGATGTTTGTACAGACTTTCTGGAACCTGTTTAGCTGCATGTTTTgtgtttatcatgatgtttaGAATTCCATTTTGAGTGTCAGAAGTGTCAGGAAGTTGTCTTATTACCTGGGCTTAGATCTTCTCCCTAAAGGGAATTTGACTTTCCTTAATGGAGAAGAAATAGCTGCTGTTCTCATGTTGAAAATCTGAGAGCAAAAGATCCTCATCATCTGTGCCTGCAAGAGTCCCGGGTCACTGAGCAGCTCAGCCCGGGTGCTGTCCTCTGGGTGTCAGCTCTGTTCCACTGCCTTACCTGACAAGGGGTCCCAGGCTGCTCACCTGTCTGCCCTGTGATTCAGTTGGTGGTGACAGGCCAGTCTCCTTGGAAGGCCTGGAACTCCTCTCCTATGTGCCTCTGAAGCCCGAGGGGAGTTCTTAAAAGTGGCTTCTGGAACCAATCATGAGCTTCTTGGTGTCCTTGCTTCTGGGGATGGATTAAGGGGGAGGTCCAAGCTGCTTCCTAAGCCTCAGACCCAACAAATCTTGTCCTGGGGTGGCAAAGCCCTCAGCTCAGCCCAGAAGGAAAGGGGTCATCTTGCTGCACTTGGGTCCTTCCCGTTGCTCCCTCAGGCAGCACAGGCTGTGTTGCCCTGTGGCGGCAGGATGCAGGTGGAGTGGAGGCCACACCGTCCTCCTGACTCCCTCCTCACAAGAATGGGGTTGCTCCAGGGCAGTGGAGGACAGATGGGGACCTAGAGCTTGGCCTTAGGACCAGGgagaattggggaaaaaaatgttttgtctaTTGGAGGTCAGGGGAGGACAGGAGGGTCTGTGAGTAGAGAAACTAGGTGGGCCCTTGAGATGGCCAAGATGGGTGCAGTGGAAGGGGTTCAGCATAGAGGAGGGGTGAGGAAGCATACCCCATGGGGGGAGCACTTTGAGGCTTTCTGAAGAAGGTAGGGAAGCCAGGAGTGCAGTCCCCACTGGCCTCTGGCTGGGCTTCTGCCTTAGAGGAAACGGGCCAGAACCTCACACTGCCTGCTCTTGTGTGTCCTGCTGGGGCTCTTGCATTTTGTTCTAGAAACAAATGTTCTCCCTGATGAGTGGGCGTGAATGTTGTTCTGGGCACTGTCACCCCAGGTGTATGCTGTAGGAGGGTGGCGTCTGCTCTGGGGTGACTCTTGGGCATGCACACTTGGGGTGACAGCAGTGGACTTGGCGTGCTGTTGATCTGGGACAGTTTATTCTGTCTCCTAGTcatccttcccttcatttcctctgATGACAAAGCTTCTCAGTGCAAAAGAGACCCTGAGGTCTAGAGGGCACGTGTAGAGGTGACATCAGCGTGAGTCTTGTCTGAAGAGCTGACGATTTCAGCCTTTCGTGTTGTCTTCAACTACCCCCCCACCAAATTACAAGGTGGCTCTCTTTATAAAACTTGTTTATTTCAGTGGAAAATTACAACTCTGCTCCTCTTGTTGGAAGTGGTTTCTGAGCACAGTAGCCAGAATATACCTAGCCCTTGTGTGTGTCGTAGAAGACAGAAACAAGGACCTGGTAGGAAGCCCGAGGGAAAGGCTCGTGGCAGGGAGGAGAAAAGCCAGGCCTGTGTGGGCAAATTAGTCTTATGGAGCTGGAAGTTCTGGAAGGATAATACTAGGGTGATTCTTGGGTCCAGGGTGGGGTTTCAGCTCATTATCTGTTGAAGGCTGTAGAATGGGATCCTaggcagcagagctgggaggcTTGTTTGGGTTTTGTGGATTCATGACATTAACTATTTTAATGGGGGGAGGTCCCATCCGAAATTCAGGTTTGATCAAGTTCATGGCCAGATAGCTCTAGAGAGAACAGACAGTGGAGTTAGTCTGAAGTGGCAACCCTAGGGCATCTTCTGCAGAGTCTTCCCAAGAGCAACCAGTGCCTTTATCCCTGTCCCTGTGGTAGCCACTCACCGGAGCTGCATAGATGAATTTGAACAGCATGAATACCGCTATTGATAGGAACATGAGGCCTACAATTCTGAATCGGTAGCGTTTCCAGCAAGCGAAGCAGAAGTTTTTAATAGGTGATCTCATCCACATTAAAGGACCACCAGCACGTCTGTCCAGGATAGGGAGAAGCCCAAGAACAGAGGGCAAGGATGCAGAACCAAGAGGGGGTGTCCCCCACGCCCAAATCCATTCTCCTGATTTTAACTGAGCTGTGGTAAG
The sequence above is a segment of the Marmota flaviventris isolate mMarFla1 chromosome 14, mMarFla1.hap1, whole genome shotgun sequence genome. Coding sequences within it:
- the Lman2l gene encoding VIP36-like protein isoform X4 encodes the protein MDKARRICMGMAWQSGTQRIECSQRVFPYISAMVNNGSLSYDHERDGRPTELGGCTAIVRNLHYDTFLVIRYVKRHLTIMMDIDGKHEWRDCIEVPGVRLPRGYYFGTSSITGDLSDNHDVISLKLFELTVERTPEEEKLHRDVFLPSVDNMKLPDMTAPLPPLSGLALFLIVFFSLVFSVFAIVIGIILYNKWQEQSRKRFY
- the Lman2l gene encoding VIP36-like protein isoform X2 → MAAALRPSEWWQRWRRRLSAWDGSRMLLLLLLLGSGQGPRRVWAGQTFEYLKREHSLSKPYQGVGTGSSSLWNLMGNAMVMTQYIRLTPDMQSKQGALWNRVPCFLRDWELQVHFKIHGQGKKNLHGDGLAIWYTKDRMQPGPVFGNMDKFVGLGVFVDTYPNEEKQQERVFPYISAMVNNGSLSYDHERDGRPTELGGCTAIVRNLHYDTFLVIRYVKRHLTIMMDIDGKHEWRDCIEVPGVRLPRGYYFGTSSITGDLSDNHDVISLKLFELTVERTPEEEKLHRDVFLPSVDNMKLPDMTAPLPPLSGLALFLIVFFSLVFSVFAIVIGIILYNKWQEQSRKRFY
- the Lman2l gene encoding VIP36-like protein isoform X1, which produces MAAALRPSEWWQRWRRRLSAWDGSRMLLLLLLLGSGQGPRRVWAGQTFEYLKREHSLSKPYQGVGTGSSSLWNLMGNAMVMTQYIRLTPDMQSKQGALWNRVPCFLRDWELQVHFKIHGQGKKNLHGDGLAIWYTKDRMQPGPVFGNMDKFVGLGVFVDTYPNEEKQQEAQKRRYSPGVQRVFPYISAMVNNGSLSYDHERDGRPTELGGCTAIVRNLHYDTFLVIRYVKRHLTIMMDIDGKHEWRDCIEVPGVRLPRGYYFGTSSITGDLSDNHDVISLKLFELTVERTPEEEKLHRDVFLPSVDNMKLPDMTAPLPPLSGLALFLIVFFSLVFSVFAIVIGIILYNKWQEQSRKRFY
- the Lman2l gene encoding VIP36-like protein isoform X3 produces the protein MAAALRPSEWWQRWRRRLSAWDGSRMLLLLLLLGSGQGPRRVWAGQTFEYLKREHSLSKPYQGVGTGSSSLWNLMGNAMPCFLRDWELQVHFKIHGQGKKNLHGDGLAIWYTKDRMQPGPVFGNMDKFVGLGVFVDTYPNEEKQQEAQKRRYSPGVQRVFPYISAMVNNGSLSYDHERDGRPTELGGCTAIVRNLHYDTFLVIRYVKRHLTIMMDIDGKHEWRDCIEVPGVRLPRGYYFGTSSITGDLSDNHDVISLKLFELTVERTPEEEKLHRDVFLPSVDNMKLPDMTAPLPPLSGLALFLIVFFSLVFSVFAIVIGIILYNKWQEQSRKRFY